One window from the genome of Stegostoma tigrinum isolate sSteTig4 unplaced genomic scaffold, sSteTig4.hap1 scaffold_182, whole genome shotgun sequence encodes:
- the LOC132207864 gene encoding uncharacterized protein LOC132207864 isoform X3, with product MLVFSSSTLSIVIPIVLSYQSVCIPGRMCSCGLRSCGGHGSGTAVSSLYAAEPTPEERAQRIAKAVRKQSTEVKENWEQLKTRASNWQKQVEKALEKLQELQKALDDLEAHVITAEGVHTDWQPVGDLLIDSLQDHIDKTTGKDYLQNLRLGFERQQPLFWRDNGNCRCWRTRDNTVWNWMKTAGQAASQEHKS from the exons atgcttgtcttttccagtagcacgctgagtattgttatcccgatagttctttcgtatcagtccgtgtgtattcctgggcgaatgtgctcgtgtggtctcaggagttgcggaggtcacggctctgggacagccgtttcatcgctctatgctgcag aacctaccccggaagagagagcccagagaattgccaaagctgtccgcaaacagtcaacagaagtgaaggaaaattgggagcaattgaaaacccgtgcgagcaactggcagaaacaggtggaaaaggcgttggagaaacttcaagaactgcagaaagcgctggatgatcttgaggctcatgtgataacagctgagggggtccacactgattggcaacctgtgggtgacctgcttattgactcattgcaggatcacattgataaaaccaca ggtaaggactatctgcaaaatctgagattgggttttgaaagacagcagcctttgttttggagagataatgggaactgcagatgctggagaacgcgagataacaccgtgtggaactggatgaagacagcaggccaagcagcatctcaggagcacaaaagctga
- the LOC132207864 gene encoding uncharacterized protein LOC132207864 isoform X4, whose protein sequence is MDVRRSTLSIVIPIVLSYQSVCIPGRMCSCGLRSCGGHGSGTAVSSLYAAEPTPEERAQRIAKAVRKQSTEVKENWEQLKTRASNWQKQVEKALEKLQELQKALDDLEAHVITAEGVHTDWQPVGDLLIDSLQDHIDKTTGKDYLQNLRLGFERQQPLFWRDNGNCRCWRTRDNTVWNWMKTAGQAASQEHKS, encoded by the exons tagcacgctgagtattgttatcccgatagttctttcgtatcagtccgtgtgtattcctgggcgaatgtgctcgtgtggtctcaggagttgcggaggtcacggctctgggacagccgtttcatcgctctatgctgcag aacctaccccggaagagagagcccagagaattgccaaagctgtccgcaaacagtcaacagaagtgaaggaaaattgggagcaattgaaaacccgtgcgagcaactggcagaaacaggtggaaaaggcgttggagaaacttcaagaactgcagaaagcgctggatgatcttgaggctcatgtgataacagctgagggggtccacactgattggcaacctgtgggtgacctgcttattgactcattgcaggatcacattgataaaaccaca ggtaaggactatctgcaaaatctgagattgggttttgaaagacagcagcctttgttttggagagataatgggaactgcagatgctggagaacgcgagataacaccgtgtggaactggatgaagacagcaggccaagcagcatctcaggagcacaaaagctga